A part of Chroococcidiopsis sp. TS-821 genomic DNA contains:
- a CDS encoding NUDIX hydrolase, whose translation MNYRNPVPTVDIIIELVDKPHRPIILIERLNPPVGWALPGGFVDYGEAVETAALREAEEEIGLQVELIEQFQVYSDPQRDPRQHTLSVVFLATAAGEPQAGDDAKNLGIFESWRIPRNLCFDHDRILRDYWHYRHYGIRPRLS comes from the coding sequence ATGAACTATCGAAATCCTGTCCCTACAGTTGATATTATTATCGAGTTAGTAGATAAACCGCATCGCCCAATTATCTTAATTGAACGTCTCAATCCACCCGTAGGATGGGCATTGCCTGGCGGTTTTGTTGACTATGGAGAAGCGGTAGAAACCGCAGCCTTGCGAGAAGCTGAAGAAGAAATTGGTTTACAAGTAGAACTCATTGAACAATTTCAGGTTTATTCCGATCCACAGCGCGATCCGCGTCAGCATACGCTAAGTGTCGTCTTTTTAGCAACTGCTGCGGGGGAACCACAAGCTGGAGACGATGCTAAAAATTTGGGAATTTTTGAATCATGGCGCATTCCACGAAATCTTTGCTTTGACCACGATCGCATTTTGCGCGATTATTGGCATTACCGCCATTACGGTATCCGACCTCGTTTGTCTTAA
- a CDS encoding DUF4212 domain-containing protein: MDKDRSQAYWRANTALIRNLLIVWALVSLIFSILLVEPLNAVQLGRVPLGFWMAQQGSILTFVVLIFVYAVQMDRLDRKYGIRK, from the coding sequence ATGGATAAAGACCGAAGCCAAGCTTACTGGCGGGCTAACACAGCTTTAATCAGAAATCTTTTAATTGTCTGGGCGCTAGTATCGCTCATTTTCAGTATCTTACTCGTTGAACCACTCAACGCAGTACAACTTGGTCGAGTTCCCCTCGGTTTTTGGATGGCACAGCAAGGCTCAATTTTAACGTTTGTTGTGCTGATTTTTGTCTACGCGGTTCAAATGGATCGCCTCGATCGCAAATACGGAATTAGAAAGTGA
- a CDS encoding sodium:solute symporter family protein: MSVELWTIGFVALTFALYLYIGWRSRVRDSSGFYVAGQGVPSIANGAATAADWMSAASFISMAGLISFLGYDGSIYLMGWTGGYVLLALLLAPYLRKFGKYTVPDFVGDRYYSNIARLVAVIAALFVSLTYVAGQMRGVGIVFSRFLQVDIATGVIIGMVIVAFFSVLGGMKGITWTQVAQYCILIIAFLIPASAIALLLTGNPIPQLAFTFSDIVANLNQVQLDLGFQEYTQPFANKTQLDVLFITIALMVGTAGLPHVIVRFYTVPDVRAARYSAGWALLFIALLYTSAPALATFARYNLIDSLHNQTIEEVRQLDWANKWERTQLLTFEDRNNNGRLELTPDPATNEITIDPDIIVLSTPEVAQLAPWVIAIVAAGGLAAALSTASGLLLVISSSVAHDIYYRILKPDATEKQRVFVGRIMVGLAVALAGYFGINPPGFVAQVVAFAFGLAAASFFPVIILGIFDKRTNREGAIAGMIAGLLFTIVYIIGVKFTGMTPWFFGVSAEGIGTLGMIINFIVTLVVSRLTPPPPLAVQEMVEDLRSPSGELPPKAVH; the protein is encoded by the coding sequence ATGTCAGTTGAACTTTGGACGATTGGATTTGTTGCCCTGACGTTCGCGTTATATCTGTATATTGGCTGGCGATCGCGCGTGCGAGATAGTTCGGGTTTTTACGTTGCTGGTCAAGGTGTTCCTTCAATTGCTAACGGCGCAGCAACAGCAGCCGATTGGATGTCTGCGGCTTCGTTTATTTCGATGGCGGGGTTAATTTCGTTTTTGGGCTACGACGGTTCAATTTATTTAATGGGTTGGACTGGCGGTTACGTATTATTAGCGTTGCTTTTAGCGCCATACCTGCGCAAGTTTGGCAAGTATACTGTACCGGATTTTGTGGGCGATCGCTATTATTCCAACATTGCTCGTTTAGTTGCAGTAATTGCTGCTTTATTCGTATCGCTTACCTATGTTGCTGGACAAATGCGCGGTGTGGGTATTGTCTTCAGCCGCTTTTTACAGGTAGATATCGCGACAGGGGTCATTATCGGGATGGTGATTGTCGCCTTTTTCTCAGTCTTAGGCGGAATGAAAGGCATTACCTGGACGCAAGTTGCCCAATACTGTATATTAATTATTGCATTCTTGATTCCAGCATCGGCGATCGCGCTTTTACTAACAGGAAACCCAATTCCACAACTTGCTTTTACATTTAGCGATATCGTTGCTAATTTGAACCAAGTTCAACTCGATCTAGGTTTTCAGGAATACACGCAGCCATTTGCCAATAAAACGCAGTTAGACGTTTTATTCATTACAATTGCCTTGATGGTGGGAACTGCTGGATTACCTCACGTGATTGTCCGTTTCTACACGGTTCCTGATGTTCGCGCTGCGCGTTATTCGGCAGGTTGGGCATTACTATTTATCGCCTTGTTATACACTAGCGCTCCTGCATTGGCAACTTTTGCAAGATATAACCTGATCGACTCTTTACACAATCAAACTATCGAGGAAGTTCGTCAGCTTGATTGGGCAAATAAATGGGAAAGAACGCAATTACTGACGTTTGAAGATAGAAATAACAACGGACGTTTAGAGTTAACACCAGATCCGGCAACTAACGAAATTACCATTGATCCTGATATCATTGTGCTTTCTACCCCAGAAGTTGCTCAACTCGCGCCTTGGGTGATTGCGATTGTAGCAGCAGGAGGACTCGCAGCAGCGTTATCCACCGCGTCGGGGTTACTTTTGGTGATTTCAAGTTCAGTCGCGCACGACATTTACTATCGCATTCTCAAACCCGACGCTACAGAAAAACAACGCGTCTTTGTTGGGCGAATTATGGTAGGGCTTGCTGTTGCGTTAGCAGGTTACTTTGGCATTAATCCCCCGGGATTTGTTGCGCAGGTGGTTGCTTTTGCTTTTGGTTTAGCTGCTGCTAGCTTTTTCCCAGTGATTATTCTCGGTATTTTTGATAAGCGCACAAACCGTGAAGGTGCGATCGCTGGCATGATCGCTGGCTTACTCTTTACTATTGTTTATATTATCGGTGTTAAATTCACTGGTATGACCCCTTGGTTTTTTGGCGTTTCTGCTGAAGGGATCGGTACTTTGGGGATGATTATTAACTTTATCGTCACCCTGGTTGTTTCGCGTCTGACACCACCACCACCACTCGCGGTACAAGAAATGGTAGAAGACTTGCGATCGCCATCAGGAGAGTTACCCCCCAAAGCCGTACATTAG
- a CDS encoding RodZ domain-containing protein has translation MIKWCRKQKIKVEPSLEQQGAEKLLEIGAQLYQARQAQALSLERVAMQTMIPRRLLKAIEAGNLEELPEPIYIQSYIKQYADALGLDGTDLARNFPIEDRQLQLKPTQRILPAAQLRPIHLYLLYLFVVFWAVNALSHTLSRNQLQDSSFQRVQQILPTQTRSPQSDIQPVSSANHDSKPVKVSVTLKAQSWLRVTADGKTAFEGTLPQGTQRTWEAKEELTLTTENAGGVLVQFNQEKAQQIGNPGQTQEVTFAAANQRL, from the coding sequence ATGATTAAGTGGTGTAGGAAGCAAAAAATTAAAGTTGAACCGTCGCTAGAACAACAAGGCGCCGAGAAGTTATTGGAAATTGGTGCGCAATTATATCAAGCGCGCCAAGCCCAAGCTTTATCCTTAGAAAGAGTCGCGATGCAAACAATGATTCCACGGCGTCTACTCAAGGCAATTGAAGCAGGAAATCTAGAAGAACTCCCCGAACCAATTTACATTCAAAGTTATATCAAGCAATATGCAGATGCGCTTGGTTTAGATGGAACTGATTTAGCTCGCAACTTCCCTATTGAGGATCGGCAACTACAGTTGAAGCCTACGCAGCGAATCTTACCTGCAGCACAATTACGACCCATTCATCTTTATTTATTATATTTATTTGTTGTTTTTTGGGCTGTCAATGCTTTGTCGCATACATTGAGCCGCAATCAATTGCAAGATAGTAGTTTTCAACGCGTACAGCAGATCTTGCCTACTCAGACGCGATCGCCACAATCAGATATCCAACCTGTTAGTAGTGCGAATCACGATAGTAAACCCGTAAAAGTTAGCGTCACGCTCAAAGCTCAATCGTGGTTGCGGGTTACGGCTGATGGTAAAACAGCGTTTGAAGGAACTCTTCCTCAAGGAACCCAACGCACTTGGGAAGCTAAAGAAGAACTCACCCTCACAACAGAAAATGCTGGCGGCGTCTTAGTGCAGTTTAACCAAGAAAAAGCTCAGCAGATTGGCAATCCTGGTCAAACGCAGGAAGTCACTTTTGCAGCAGCAAATCAGCGACTTTGA
- a CDS encoding ATP-dependent DNA helicase RecQ produces MNSNAIAAHTLRDTLQKVWGYSEFRHPQEEIICSLLSQQDTLIVMPTGGGKSICFQLPALLQPGLTLVVSPLVALMENQVKELRDRYVPAALLHSELPTHQRKQILQQIERQQLKLLYLSPETLFSAPVWERLRQPQLQINSLILDEAHCLVQWGDTFRPAYRRLGTVRPALLQSKPKGTKIAIAAFTATADPITQTTIQQVLQLQQPQVFRQNPYRPNLHLQVQTVWTPRGRKQKLLKFLQTKPQQAGLIYVRTRRDSEGLAAWLNQQGYTTAAYHAGLSAEERREIEAEWLSGKIPFVICTSAFGMGINKPDVRWVIHFHAPLLLSEYIQEIGRAGRDGKPSIALTLVSEPTGWLDPQDKQRQEFFAQKLRSQYNQAQQLAKKLPKKGEIPRDYESAIALSLLHSTGQLEWQDPFHYIIHQPRLQSSTKLNTDNLINKYLNSRSCRWRFLLSAFGFNQPEFNCKHCDRCY; encoded by the coding sequence ATGAATTCAAACGCGATCGCCGCTCATACGCTACGAGATACCTTACAGAAAGTTTGGGGATATTCAGAATTTCGCCACCCCCAAGAAGAAATTATCTGTAGTTTACTATCACAGCAAGACACCCTGATCGTTATGCCTACAGGCGGGGGAAAATCGATTTGCTTTCAACTTCCAGCATTACTTCAGCCTGGGTTAACGCTGGTGGTGTCACCGTTAGTCGCTTTGATGGAAAATCAAGTCAAAGAATTACGCGATCGCTATGTACCTGCTGCGCTATTACACAGTGAACTGCCGACACATCAACGAAAACAAATCTTACAGCAAATAGAACGACAGCAGCTAAAGTTGTTGTATCTTTCACCCGAAACGCTTTTTAGCGCACCCGTATGGGAACGCTTGCGTCAACCGCAATTACAAATCAACAGCTTAATTCTTGACGAAGCGCATTGTTTAGTACAGTGGGGAGATACGTTTCGACCAGCATACCGCCGTTTGGGAACAGTACGCCCGGCACTGCTACAATCAAAACCCAAAGGAACAAAAATTGCGATCGCCGCCTTTACCGCTACCGCCGATCCAATAACCCAAACTACGATTCAACAAGTTTTACAACTCCAACAGCCACAAGTTTTTCGCCAAAATCCTTATCGTCCAAATCTCCATCTCCAAGTGCAAACGGTATGGACACCACGCGGACGAAAACAAAAGTTATTAAAATTTCTTCAAACCAAGCCTCAACAAGCTGGATTAATCTACGTCCGCACGCGTAGAGATAGCGAAGGTCTAGCCGCCTGGTTAAATCAACAAGGTTACACTACTGCTGCATACCACGCAGGCTTAAGTGCAGAAGAACGCCGAGAAATTGAGGCTGAATGGTTAAGCGGTAAAATTCCCTTTGTGATTTGCACCTCAGCGTTTGGTATGGGGATTAATAAACCTGATGTCCGTTGGGTCATTCATTTTCACGCACCACTACTACTATCTGAATATATACAAGAGATTGGACGCGCAGGGCGTGATGGTAAACCTAGCATCGCGTTAACACTTGTCAGCGAACCGACAGGATGGCTAGATCCCCAAGATAAACAGCGTCAAGAGTTTTTCGCGCAAAAACTACGGTCGCAATACAACCAAGCCCAACAGCTAGCCAAAAAACTGCCTAAAAAAGGAGAAATTCCGCGAGATTATGAAAGTGCGATCGCGCTATCACTTTTGCACAGCACAGGTCAACTTGAATGGCAAGACCCTTTCCATTACATTATTCATCAACCACGCCTACAATCATCAACAAAACTCAATACTGACAATCTAATTAATAAATATCTCAATAGCCGTTCGTGTCGCTGGCGGTTTCTTTTAAGTGCCTTTGGCTTCAACCAACCAGAATTTAACTGCAAACATTGCGATCGCTGTTATTAG
- a CDS encoding RidA family protein: protein MTRKVIRTDAAPAPVGPYNQAIAASGQMIFVAGQIPLHPQSNAIVGEDVAQQTTQVMANVKAILEAAGATFQDVVKTTVFLSDMNNFAAMNAAYSQYFDESTAPARACVEVSRLPKDVLVEIECIAVISS from the coding sequence ATGACGCGAAAAGTTATTCGGACAGATGCTGCACCTGCACCCGTAGGACCCTATAATCAAGCGATCGCGGCAAGTGGTCAAATGATTTTTGTTGCTGGTCAAATCCCGCTTCATCCTCAGTCAAATGCGATCGTGGGTGAAGATGTTGCACAGCAGACTACACAAGTCATGGCAAATGTCAAGGCAATTTTAGAAGCTGCTGGCGCAACGTTTCAAGATGTCGTCAAAACGACTGTATTTCTATCAGATATGAATAATTTTGCAGCAATGAATGCCGCGTACAGCCAATATTTTGACGAGTCTACAGCGCCAGCACGTGCGTGCGTTGAGGTGTCGCGCTTACCGAAAGATGTATTGGTAGAAATTGAGTGTATCGCGGTGATTTCGAGTTGA
- a CDS encoding pseudouridine synthase, with protein MEERIQKILSQWGVASRRQAEEMIRLGRVRCNGKVIELGQKADPQVDEITVDGKLIQLRSRPQPVYLLLNKPAGVISTRHDPQGRRTVMDLLPLELRVGQGIHPVGRLDADSTGALLLTNDGNLTLALTHPRHNIKKTYRVWVEGHPPLFVLQQWRRGVELDGRKTRPARVRILAQNATHTCLEVILQEGRNRQIRRIAQQLGHPVHQLQRTAIGLIQLQPPPLSEGCYRPLQDFELRFLRDQIDRMRIQESSAIQE; from the coding sequence ATGGAGGAAAGAATTCAAAAAATTCTCTCCCAGTGGGGTGTTGCGTCACGGCGACAAGCAGAAGAGATGATTCGGCTGGGACGGGTGCGGTGTAATGGAAAAGTCATTGAGTTAGGACAAAAAGCCGATCCCCAGGTAGATGAAATCACAGTTGACGGAAAGCTGATTCAACTGCGATCGCGTCCGCAACCAGTTTATCTCTTACTTAACAAACCTGCTGGAGTTATATCCACTCGTCACGATCCCCAAGGGCGTCGCACTGTTATGGATCTCTTGCCACTAGAATTACGGGTCGGTCAAGGCATTCACCCTGTTGGACGCCTAGATGCGGATTCTACGGGAGCGTTGCTTCTCACTAATGATGGCAACTTAACACTCGCACTGACGCACCCTAGGCACAACATAAAAAAAACTTATCGGGTTTGGGTAGAAGGTCATCCGCCACTCTTTGTACTACAGCAATGGCGTCGTGGTGTGGAGTTAGATGGTCGCAAAACTCGACCAGCACGTGTCAGGATACTCGCTCAAAATGCTACTCATACTTGTTTAGAGGTGATTTTACAAGAGGGGAGGAATCGACAAATACGACGTATTGCTCAGCAATTAGGACATCCCGTACATCAGTTACAGCGTACGGCGATTGGCTTGATTCAATTACAGCCGCCGCCTTTATCTGAAGGTTGCTATCGTCCATTACAAGATTTTGAACTGCGTTTTTTGCGCGATCAAATAGACCGCATGCGCATTCAGGAATCAAGTGCAATCCAGGAGTAA
- a CDS encoding DUF2993 domain-containing protein, with amino-acid sequence MGSQKTEVEAEHSDTPTTEGMTSDNHSKQSRIISKVLSPAVRLWLRSQVQQVAHLDVQISGSDRQILTGYIPHVAISAQNAVYQGLYLTNLQLQGKDIRTNLGGVLRGQPLRLLEPVPVFGEAILAQSDLNASLKSPLLAEALTTLLKTFLPENSITNETVAWEQVILESDRLTIHGTIHSDRKTPLMLDARLGLVSSQELALKKLQIHSHLGLQEIDDYQIDLGSEVAIEKLTLNSGQLLCCGRINVLP; translated from the coding sequence GTGGGGAGTCAAAAGACAGAAGTAGAAGCGGAACATAGCGATACACCGACAACCGAGGGCATGACTTCAGACAACCATTCTAAACAAAGTCGCATAATTTCCAAGGTGTTGTCGCCAGCGGTGCGGCTGTGGTTGCGATCGCAAGTTCAGCAAGTTGCGCATCTTGATGTTCAAATTTCAGGAAGCGATCGCCAAATCCTTACAGGTTATATTCCTCACGTAGCAATATCAGCCCAAAATGCCGTTTATCAAGGATTATACTTGACAAATCTTCAACTTCAAGGTAAAGATATTCGGACTAATTTAGGTGGAGTTCTACGAGGACAGCCCTTACGACTACTCGAACCTGTACCAGTTTTTGGCGAAGCAATCCTAGCTCAATCGGATCTGAATGCTTCACTCAAATCACCACTCCTAGCAGAAGCACTGACGACATTACTCAAAACGTTTCTACCAGAAAACAGTATTACAAATGAAACAGTAGCTTGGGAGCAAGTCATTTTAGAAAGCGATCGCCTCACAATTCACGGTACAATTCACAGCGATCGCAAAACGCCACTGATGCTTGACGCACGACTAGGATTAGTTAGTAGTCAAGAATTAGCACTAAAAAAACTGCAAATCCATTCGCATTTGGGACTACAAGAGATCGACGATTATCAAATCGATCTTGGTTCAGAGGTTGCGATTGAAAAACTGACTTTAAATTCAGGTCAACTACTGTGTTGCGGTCGCATCAATGTTCTTCCTTAA
- the malQ gene encoding 4-alpha-glucanotransferase encodes MPFPRASGILLHPTSFPSKFGIGDLGESAYSFIDFLVQSAQQLWQVLPLGPTGYGNSPYASYSAMAGNPLLISPERLEKQGLLTSADFANLPEFPGSKVDFDRVIQTKLPLLKKACANFQANATPQQQQEFQHFCADKAYWLDDYALFMALKDTNEGVSWYQWKPEIARRHPEALARSRQELEAEIFYHKFVQFEFFRQWQELKHYANEQGIAIIGDIPIYVAHDSADVWANPEIFCLDEETGEPALMAGVPPDYFSETGQLWGNPVYNWEKLQQLNFKWWVQRFQAILDYVDIIRIDHFRGFQAYWAVEQGETTAINGEWIEAPGEALFQAINEQLGKLPVLAEDLGVITPEVEALRDRFEFPGMKILQFAFGSDAGNPFLPFNFPRNCVVYTGTHDNDTTVGWFNSASEYEKERLLRYLGCLSSDGIHWDLIRLALSSVANQALVPLQDLLGLPTEARMNYPSKPEGNWEWRYHADSLTSELSDRLKSLTELYGRAPVKKE; translated from the coding sequence ATGCCTTTTCCCAGAGCCAGTGGTATTCTGTTACACCCGACATCCTTCCCTAGTAAATTTGGTATTGGCGATCTTGGCGAATCTGCTTATTCCTTTATTGATTTTTTAGTGCAAAGTGCTCAACAGTTGTGGCAGGTTTTACCACTTGGACCTACAGGTTATGGTAACTCTCCTTACGCCTCTTACTCAGCAATGGCGGGTAATCCCCTATTAATTAGCCCAGAAAGATTAGAAAAACAAGGGTTATTAACATCCGCTGACTTTGCTAATTTACCAGAGTTTCCCGGCAGCAAAGTTGATTTTGACCGAGTTATACAAACTAAGCTTCCTCTACTCAAGAAAGCTTGTGCAAATTTCCAAGCCAACGCAACACCGCAACAGCAACAAGAATTTCAGCATTTTTGTGCAGATAAGGCGTATTGGTTAGACGACTATGCATTATTCATGGCGCTAAAAGATACAAATGAGGGTGTGAGTTGGTATCAATGGAAACCAGAAATCGCGCGCCGTCATCCCGAAGCTTTAGCGCGATCGCGCCAAGAACTAGAAGCAGAAATTTTCTACCACAAATTTGTACAGTTTGAGTTTTTCCGCCAGTGGCAGGAGCTAAAACATTATGCTAACGAGCAGGGGATCGCCATTATAGGTGATATCCCAATTTATGTAGCGCATGACAGTGCTGATGTCTGGGCAAATCCAGAAATCTTTTGCTTAGACGAGGAAACAGGCGAGCCAGCTTTAATGGCAGGAGTTCCTCCCGATTATTTTAGTGAAACAGGGCAATTGTGGGGCAATCCTGTCTACAACTGGGAGAAGTTACAGCAACTAAACTTCAAATGGTGGGTGCAGCGTTTTCAAGCAATCCTCGATTACGTTGACATTATTCGCATTGACCACTTTCGCGGATTTCAAGCTTACTGGGCGGTAGAACAAGGAGAAACTACTGCGATCAATGGAGAGTGGATCGAAGCTCCAGGCGAAGCGTTATTTCAAGCCATTAACGAACAGTTGGGTAAGCTTCCAGTGCTAGCAGAAGATTTAGGCGTCATTACACCTGAAGTTGAGGCGCTGCGCGATCGCTTTGAATTTCCTGGAATGAAGATTTTGCAGTTTGCCTTTGGTTCAGATGCTGGCAATCCTTTTTTACCATTTAACTTTCCACGCAACTGCGTCGTCTATACAGGAACGCACGATAATGATACAACAGTAGGTTGGTTTAATAGTGCTTCTGAATACGAAAAAGAAAGACTACTGCGTTACTTGGGTTGTCTTAGTTCTGATGGTATTCACTGGGATCTCATTCGCTTAGCACTCAGTTCGGTAGCCAATCAAGCACTTGTTCCACTCCAGGACTTATTAGGCTTACCGACAGAAGCACGCATGAATTATCCCAGTAAACCCGAAGGTAACTGGGAATGGCGGTATCATGCAGACAGTCTCACTTCAGAGTTGAGCGATCGCCTCAAATCTTTAACAGAACTATACGGTCGCGCTCCTGTAAAAAAAGAGTAG
- a CDS encoding calcium-binding protein — MATIFGTNGDDNNLFGGNDLVGTTGNDDIFGFAGNDELIGDLGDDFLSGGAGNDILNGSAGTDFLDGGAGNDSLFGSDIGINVLSNLLNGGNGNDSLRGGDGDDSLFGGAGNDTLSGVFGVDSLIGGAGNDLYDVFERNNVDTIVEAANGGIDTVESDDSFTLPDNVENLVLKFEPGLIGTGNELNNNMTSRTINVILSGLGGNDSLNGGSGNDILSGGDGNDLLIGGSGSDRLLGGTGADRFRFNAANEGIDLITDFVAADDSIQVSAAGFGGGLTSGVISASQFRLGSSAADANDRFIYNNNGALFFDSDGTGAALQVQIATLVGIPTLSAVDIVVI, encoded by the coding sequence ATGGCAACTATCTTTGGTACTAACGGCGATGACAACAACCTTTTTGGCGGAAATGACCTTGTAGGAACAACCGGAAACGACGATATCTTTGGTTTTGCTGGCAATGATGAATTAATTGGCGATCTCGGCGATGACTTTCTGTCGGGTGGAGCGGGTAACGACATCCTCAATGGAAGCGCGGGAACTGACTTCCTTGACGGTGGAGCGGGAAATGACTCTCTTTTCGGCAGCGATATTGGGATTAATGTTCTTAGTAATCTCCTCAACGGAGGTAATGGCAATGACTCACTTCGTGGGGGAGATGGCGATGATTCACTCTTTGGCGGTGCAGGTAATGACACTCTTAGTGGTGTTTTTGGTGTTGACAGCCTTATAGGCGGCGCGGGCAATGACCTCTATGATGTCTTTGAGCGCAATAATGTTGACACAATCGTTGAGGCTGCCAATGGTGGCATTGATACTGTCGAGTCGGATGACAGTTTTACGCTGCCTGACAATGTAGAGAACTTGGTACTCAAGTTTGAACCTGGACTTATTGGTACGGGGAATGAACTCAACAACAATATGACATCTCGAACTATCAACGTCATCCTTAGTGGGTTAGGAGGTAACGACTCGCTTAATGGAGGAAGTGGCAATGATATTCTCTCTGGAGGAGACGGTAATGACCTCTTAATTGGAGGATCTGGGAGCGATCGCCTACTCGGAGGTACAGGTGCAGACCGCTTTCGTTTCAATGCTGCGAATGAAGGAATTGATTTGATTACAGACTTCGTCGCTGCGGATGATTCTATTCAGGTTTCTGCTGCTGGTTTTGGCGGTGGGCTAACTTCTGGTGTCATTAGTGCCAGTCAATTCCGCTTAGGTTCCTCTGCGGCTGATGCTAATGACCGATTTATCTACAACAACAATGGAGCGCTGTTTTTTGACTCTGATGGTACAGGTGCAGCGCTTCAAGTGCAAATTGCAACGCTTGTTGGAATCCCAACTCTTAGTGCTGTAGACATTGTTGTGATTTAA
- a CDS encoding calcium-binding protein: MAIISGNPTNGNDVIVADAANDIIDALAGSDRVDGGGGNDALIGNTGNDSLFGNTGNDTLLGNTGNDVLRGGLGSDILDGGEGIDRVTESGDATIRLNNTSLRVGNETDTLSNIETATLTGGEGNNSISAFEFTLGSVTLNGLAGNDQLRGGTRNDTLNGGVGNDLLDGQAGDDLLNGGDGNDNLEGEAGNDTLNGGAGIDRVTAFSDFNLTLTNTTLVGEGVDQLNSIETALLRGGNNGTVVDASQFTLGSVDIGGGNGNDLLFGGSGNDELDAGSSGSDTLRGGLGNDVYEVTGFNDTVIENPGAGIDTVESDGSFTLGANVENLDLKGFNAVNGTGNELNNFIDGNRANNTLNGGIGNDTLKGSQGNNVLIGGVGNDQFLFSTGNAFRFDDLGVDTITNFSVGSDKIVLSKTTFDTLISGAGGTLNPSEFEVVDSFSEQFSSNAKITYNSVRGNLCFNRNGSVLVGGDAEGNIIADLNPSNTPGGSPNISAADILIVA; encoded by the coding sequence ATGGCGATTATTTCAGGAAATCCAACTAACGGAAACGATGTCATCGTTGCAGATGCAGCTAACGACATTATTGATGCACTTGCAGGCAGCGATCGCGTTGATGGTGGCGGTGGTAATGATGCTCTCATCGGCAATACAGGCAACGATAGTTTGTTCGGCAACACAGGTAACGACACTCTTCTAGGAAATACAGGTAACGACGTTCTCAGGGGTGGATTAGGCAGTGACATTCTCGATGGTGGAGAGGGCATTGATCGAGTTACTGAGTCGGGTGATGCGACTATCCGCCTGAACAACACTAGTTTAAGAGTCGGTAATGAAACTGATACGCTCAGCAACATTGAAACGGCAACACTCACTGGAGGTGAAGGTAATAACTCGATTAGTGCCTTTGAATTCACGCTCGGATCGGTAACTCTCAATGGTTTAGCTGGTAACGATCAACTAAGAGGTGGTACTCGCAATGACACGCTCAATGGTGGAGTCGGTAACGATCTGCTTGATGGTCAAGCTGGCGACGATCTCCTCAACGGTGGCGATGGCAATGATAATTTAGAGGGCGAGGCTGGCAATGACACATTGAATGGTGGCGCAGGCATTGACCGAGTTACTGCGTTCAGCGATTTTAACCTCACTTTGACCAATACTACTTTAGTGGGTGAAGGTGTCGATCAGTTGAACAGTATTGAAACTGCGTTACTACGTGGCGGTAATAATGGAACTGTCGTTGACGCGTCTCAATTCACCTTGGGTTCTGTTGATATTGGTGGTGGAAATGGCAACGATCTCCTCTTTGGTGGTAGTGGTAACGACGAACTTGATGCAGGTTCATCAGGCTCTGATACGCTGAGAGGCGGTTTAGGCAATGATGTTTACGAAGTTACTGGCTTTAACGATACCGTCATAGAGAATCCTGGGGCTGGTATTGATACTGTTGAGTCTGACGGCAGCTTTACGCTAGGAGCCAACGTAGAAAACTTGGATCTTAAAGGTTTTAACGCTGTTAATGGCACAGGTAATGAGCTTAACAACTTCATCGACGGCAACCGAGCTAATAACACGCTCAACGGGGGAATTGGCAATGATACCCTCAAAGGTAGTCAAGGCAATAATGTCTTGATTGGCGGTGTTGGTAACGATCAATTCCTCTTCAGTACAGGCAACGCCTTTAGATTTGACGATCTTGGTGTAGATACGATTACAAACTTTAGTGTGGGTAGCGACAAAATTGTTTTATCCAAAACTACATTTGACACGCTCATTAGTGGTGCAGGCGGTACTTTGAATCCGTCCGAGTTTGAGGTCGTCGATAGCTTCTCTGAACAGTTCTCCAGCAATGCCAAGATTACCTATAACTCGGTTAGAGGCAACTTATGTTTTAACCGCAATGGCTCTGTGTTAGTTGGTGGCGATGCCGAGGGGAACATTATTGCCGACCTAAATCCTAGCAATACTCCTGGTGGCTCTCCTAATATCAGTGCCGCAGACATCCTGATTGTCGCTTAA